The proteins below come from a single Desulfomicrobium escambiense DSM 10707 genomic window:
- a CDS encoding HD domain-containing protein — MKNEILRRIKQESATVTPESLPSFYTAMSAELASARDTFFSHPMVLRCREDVLPFLNDEFGHGIEHSKKVAIEASALVLGEAKVLGFDAARRLALMAMLSGLLHDTCRLEGEHASRGAELSLMILRDYPLSDDEKQMIASAVRCHEAFSPPMDFGHDRTQLLADALYDADKFRWGPDNFMTTLWEICNYQEWTLEQILNKFPAGLEMVAAVQNTFRTPAGKIYGPEFIELGLNMGRKIYLIIQTFCQKNDCSGRLIP; from the coding sequence ATGAAGAATGAGATTCTACGCCGCATCAAGCAGGAGAGCGCCACGGTCACGCCCGAATCCCTGCCCAGCTTCTACACCGCCATGAGCGCCGAGCTGGCCTCCGCCAGGGACACGTTCTTCTCCCACCCCATGGTCCTGCGCTGCCGCGAAGACGTGCTGCCCTTCCTGAACGACGAGTTCGGGCACGGCATCGAGCACTCCAAGAAAGTGGCCATCGAGGCCTCGGCCCTCGTCCTCGGGGAGGCCAAGGTCCTGGGTTTCGACGCGGCCAGGCGGCTGGCCCTCATGGCCATGCTCTCGGGCCTGCTGCACGACACCTGCCGGCTGGAGGGCGAGCACGCCTCGCGGGGCGCTGAGCTGTCCCTGATGATTCTGCGCGACTATCCGCTTTCCGACGACGAGAAGCAGATGATCGCCTCGGCAGTGCGCTGCCACGAAGCCTTCTCCCCCCCCATGGATTTCGGCCACGACCGAACACAGCTCCTGGCCGACGCCCTCTACGACGCGGACAAATTCCGCTGGGGGCCTGACAATTTCATGACCACCCTCTGGGAGATCTGCAACTATCAGGAATGGACCCTGGAGCAGATCCTGAACAAGTTCCCGGCCGGCCTCGAAATGGTCGCGGCGGTGCAGAACACGTTCCGAACCCCGGCAGGCAAGATCTACGGGCCGGAGTTCATCGAGCTCGGCCTGAACATGGGCAGAAAAATCTATCTGATAATACAGACATTTTGCCAGAAAAATGACTGTTCCGGACGCCTCATTCCATGA